GGCAGGGCCGCGAGGTGGGCGCTCATCAGGCCTCCACGCGAACGAGACGAAATCCGCTCATCGTCGTGGGGTGCAGCCGCAGCAAGGTGTCGTGCGGGCCGTGACTCCAGCCGGCGAGCGTGCGCCGGTAGTATGCCGCCTCCTCCGGGTCGGTGATCACATCGACCGGCCCGGTGACGGTGACGCTCCAGCCGGTGCCGGCCACCGCGCGGATCTCGTCCACGTGGTAGGTCGCCGCAAGGGGGACCGCGGCTGCCGGGGCGGGCGTGCGCACGACCAGGCGGCCGTACTCCCATGTGTGCCGGCCGGGCCGGATGGTGGTCAGGTCCCGCCGGGCGTACACCAGACGTCCCAACGAGCTGCCCTCCAGCAACCAGAGGGCCTCGGCCCCGGAGACGTCGGCCATGCGCAGCGATGCAGGCGGGATACTCATCCGACGGTTTCCTCTGTCTCCGCGCTGACGGGCCGGGATGTTTGGGCAGGCACGGGCCGCATCACACCGGCGCTCTCCAGGTGGGCGCGGGCGCCCTGGATGGCTTCGGGCGTGGTGGCGAACTCGCGTCCCTGCAGGCGCAACAGCTCCAGCGCGCCGACCGACTCCAGAACCTGGCGCTGGCCGGGTCGTATGCCGGAGGTCATGACCACGATGCCGCGCCGGGCCAGTTTCTCCACCGCGTCTTTGAGGACCAGGGCACCGGTGGCGTCGATGGTGGTGACCCGGGACATGCGCAGAATGACGACGCGGACGTCGGCGACCTCGGCCAGTTCGAGCAGGAAGCGGTGGGCGGCGGCGAAGAACAGCGGGCCGTCGATGCGATAGGCGACGATGTGCTCGGCGAGCAGGGCATGCTCCTCAACGCTGTGGTCGCCGCGGTCAAGGGGGATCTCCTCGAGGCGTGCCTCCTTGGCCACGGCGCGCAGGGCGAGCGCGCCCGCCACTATCAGGCCGATGATCACCGCGTAGACGAGATCGAGCGCGAGGGTTGCGACGGCGGTCAGCACAAGGATCAGGGCGTCCGAGCGGGTGGCCTTCACCATCGCCCGCAGCGAGCCGACCTCGACCATGCGGATCGCCGTGGCCAGCAGCACGCCAGCGAGTGCCGCAAGCGGGATCTTGGAAACGAGGGGCGCAGCGGCGAAGACGATCACGGCGAGGATCGCGGCGTGGGTGAGCGCGGCAAGCCGGGAGCCCGCGCCGGTGCGGACGTTGACCGCGGTACGGGCGATCGCGCCGGTCGCCGGGACCCCGCCGAACAGTGGGGCCGCGATGTTGGCCAGGCCCTGGCCGAACAGCTCCCGGTCTGGATCGTGCTGTTGGCCGACCGTCATCCCGTCGGCGACCGCGGCCGACAGCAGGGATTCCAGCGCGGCCAGGGCGGCGACCGCCACGGCCGGGGCGATCAAGGTGCCGAGTGAGCCGAGGTCGAGGAAGGCGAGCGAGGGTGCAGGCAGCCCGGAGGGCAGGTCGCCGATCGGTTTCGCTGAGGTCAGGCCAGCGACCTGCGTCACAACGGTGGCCGCGATCACCGCGAGGATGGAGAACGGGATGGTGGGCCGCCAGCGGGCGCCGATGAGCATGACGGCGGCCACGGCCACGGCCAGGGCAAGGGCGGTCCAGTTCGGGCGGTGGGCGAATTCGTCCAGGGCACGCCAGGTCACCACGAGGACGCGGTCGCCCTCCGGTCTGGACACCCCCAGGGCGTTCGGGATCTGCTGCAGGCCGATCACGCAGGCGATGCCGAGGGTGAAGCCCTCGACGACCGGCGCGGGCACGTACTGCATGTACTTCCCGGCCTTCAGGACGGCGAGCGCGACGAGGATCCCGCCCGCCATCAGCCCGACCGTGAGAACACCGGACGGGCCGTGCTGGGCGACGATCGGCACCAGTACCACCGTCATCGCACCGGTCGGTCCGGACACCTGCAGATTCGACCCGCCAAAGATCGCGGCCAGCGCGCCCGCGACTACGGCGGTCGCCAGCCCCGCCTGCGCGCCGAGCCCGGAGGAGACCCCGAAGCCGAGTGCGAGCGGCAGCGCGACGATGGCCACCGTAAGGCCGGCCAGCAGGTCACGGCGCGGGCCACGGCGCATGTCCACCACGTCCCTACGGCCGGGCAGCAGCGCGGTGAGCCGGGCCCTGGCCCGGCCGAACAAGATCCTCATGGCGCTGCCACCTCGCCATCTCGCAGCTCGGCCAGCAGATCGTTCCGCCCGGCCAGCATCTCGGTCAGGATCCGGCGCGCGGCCTGCATCAGGTCGGCAACATCCCCGCCGGCAAGCGCGTACACCACCGTCGCCCCGTCGCGGCGGGAGGTGACGATGCCCGAGCGACGCAACACCGCCAGCTGCTGCGACAGCCCGGAGGGCTCCACCTCGATCTCGGTCAGCAGGGCCCGCACCGGCATAGGCCCGTCCTGCAGCAGCTCCAGCACCCGTATCCGCACGGGATGCCCCAGCATCCGGAAGAACTCGGCCTTGGCCTGGTACAGCGGAACGGACACGACTCCTCGATTCCCCGGCAGCGCCCCACCCGGGGCGCAAAGGCTGCGCCCGCGACTACCTGCACACACAGCAAACACAGCATCTAACCAATTGCGAAATTTAGCAATTCAGCATCCGATCGCTGCCAGTTTGCTCAGCGAACGGGGCCAGCGGGTCAGCTCTCCTTGACCACGCTCGACTTCAACTGCCTCGCACCGCAGCCGACGATCTTGCAGTCGCCGGGACATGCAGAGGGAAACCGTCTTCGCCCGGCTGACCTGCTACAACACACGCCGAGACCAAGACCCAACCTCGCTCCTCAACAGGGCGCCCGAGCCGCGCAGAAAGAACTCACTGCCGTCACAAGAGGCTCACGGAGGAGGGCGAGAGGCCGCGTCTCGGGGCCACTGGCCCGCATCGCGTACAGCTCGCCATCGTCTGCTTGAAAACGGTGGTCGATCACCGTGCGACGACCCTTGTCCTCG
Above is a window of Streptomyces sp. NBC_00490 DNA encoding:
- a CDS encoding pyridoxamine 5'-phosphate oxidase family protein is translated as MSIPPASLRMADVSGAEALWLLEGSSLGRLVYARRDLTTIRPGRHTWEYGRLVVRTPAPAAAVPLAATYHVDEIRAVAGTGWSVTVTGPVDVITDPEEAAYYRRTLAGWSHGPHDTLLRLHPTTMSGFRLVRVEA
- a CDS encoding SulP family inorganic anion transporter — protein: MRILFGRARARLTALLPGRRDVVDMRRGPRRDLLAGLTVAIVALPLALGFGVSSGLGAQAGLATAVVAGALAAIFGGSNLQVSGPTGAMTVVLVPIVAQHGPSGVLTVGLMAGGILVALAVLKAGKYMQYVPAPVVEGFTLGIACVIGLQQIPNALGVSRPEGDRVLVVTWRALDEFAHRPNWTALALAVAVAAVMLIGARWRPTIPFSILAVIAATVVTQVAGLTSAKPIGDLPSGLPAPSLAFLDLGSLGTLIAPAVAVAALAALESLLSAAVADGMTVGQQHDPDRELFGQGLANIAAPLFGGVPATGAIARTAVNVRTGAGSRLAALTHAAILAVIVFAAAPLVSKIPLAALAGVLLATAIRMVEVGSLRAMVKATRSDALILVLTAVATLALDLVYAVIIGLIVAGALALRAVAKEARLEEIPLDRGDHSVEEHALLAEHIVAYRIDGPLFFAAAHRFLLELAEVADVRVVILRMSRVTTIDATGALVLKDAVEKLARRGIVVMTSGIRPGQRQVLESVGALELLRLQGREFATTPEAIQGARAHLESAGVMRPVPAQTSRPVSAETEETVG
- a CDS encoding ArsR/SmtB family transcription factor, producing the protein MSVPLYQAKAEFFRMLGHPVRIRVLELLQDGPMPVRALLTEIEVEPSGLSQQLAVLRRSGIVTSRRDGATVVYALAGGDVADLMQAARRILTEMLAGRNDLLAELRDGEVAAP